A genomic stretch from Oleomonas cavernae includes:
- a CDS encoding DUF983 domain-containing protein, which yields MAKACCPRCGQGALFTGLLNLREKCDSCGLDFAAIDTGDGPAVFVILILGAFVTGGALWLEVNYEPPIWLQMVIWLPVILGLSIYMLRRIKTALIHQQYRKLGW from the coding sequence GTGGCAAAAGCCTGTTGTCCGCGCTGCGGTCAGGGGGCCCTGTTCACGGGCCTCCTGAACCTGCGCGAGAAGTGCGACAGTTGCGGCCTCGACTTTGCGGCGATCGACACGGGCGACGGCCCGGCCGTGTTCGTGATCCTGATCCTGGGCGCCTTCGTCACCGGCGGCGCCCTTTGGCTTGAAGTGAACTACGAGCCGCCGATCTGGCTCCAGATGGTGATCTGGTTGCCGGTGATCCTCGGCCTCTCCATTTACATGCTGCGCCGGATCAAGACGGCGCTGATCCACCAGCAGTACCGCAAGCTCGGCTGGTAG
- a CDS encoding DUF6678 family protein: protein MGSARLEGSLRHWAETPRESEIPKSKQSIGPRMAHITSYANNTKWRKLQQKMAGLASKAPIWQIKYLGLDHFGKSDGEWFYHFRLEEYEKIEWCDLTPAKSPDAISLSDIALICKMIGLETEVMENSVRVIGYRLT, encoded by the coding sequence ATGGGCAGCGCGCGGCTTGAGGGATCGTTGCGGCATTGGGCAGAGACGCCGCGAGAATCTGAAATTCCGAAAAGCAAACAAAGCATAGGTCCGCGGATGGCCCATATAACCAGTTACGCAAACAACACGAAGTGGCGCAAGCTCCAGCAGAAAATGGCCGGGCTGGCTTCAAAGGCCCCTATATGGCAAATAAAGTATTTGGGGCTTGATCATTTCGGGAAATCGGATGGTGAGTGGTTTTACCATTTTCGACTGGAAGAATATGAAAAGATTGAATGGTGCGACCTGACACCAGCGAAATCACCCGATGCCATTTCCCTTTCCGACATCGCATTGATCTGCAAAATGATCGGCTTGGAGACTGAAGTTATGGAAAACTCTGTTCGGGTGATCGGATACCGACTGACCTAG
- the cyoE gene encoding heme o synthase: MTLVTHPRDRAATDVGPASFEAGLDASASDFIQLLKPRVMSLVVFTGLVGLVLAPGHLHPVFALTALLCIAVGAGASGALNMWYDADIDARMSRTKTRPIPMGRVAPQDALAFGLVLSAISVVFMGLVVNVLAAALLAFTILFYVVVYTMYLKRRTPQNIVIGGLSGALPPVIGWAAVTGNVTIEPMVLCAIIFFWTPPHFWALSLVKAGEYGAVGVPMMPNVAGPESTRRQILAYALLLAPLGLVPSLMGFAGLLYGICAGALGLAFIGLAVRLFVQRTDKAAMRLFAFSILYLFLLFALLLVERVAGLA, translated from the coding sequence TTGACCCTGGTCACTCATCCTCGTGACCGCGCCGCGACCGACGTCGGGCCCGCCTCCTTCGAGGCGGGTCTCGACGCCAGCGCGTCGGACTTCATCCAACTGCTCAAGCCGCGGGTGATGTCGCTCGTGGTGTTCACCGGGCTGGTGGGCCTCGTGCTCGCCCCCGGCCATCTGCACCCCGTCTTCGCCCTGACCGCCCTGCTGTGCATCGCGGTCGGCGCCGGCGCCTCGGGCGCCTTGAACATGTGGTACGACGCGGACATCGACGCCCGCATGTCGCGCACCAAGACCCGTCCCATCCCCATGGGCCGCGTGGCACCCCAGGACGCCCTGGCCTTCGGCCTGGTGCTGTCGGCCATATCGGTGGTGTTCATGGGCCTGGTGGTCAATGTCCTGGCGGCCGCCCTGCTCGCCTTCACCATTCTTTTCTATGTCGTCGTCTACACGATGTACCTGAAGCGCCGCACGCCGCAGAACATCGTCATCGGCGGCCTGTCGGGCGCGCTGCCGCCGGTGATCGGCTGGGCCGCCGTGACCGGCAATGTCACCATCGAGCCAATGGTGCTGTGCGCCATCATCTTCTTCTGGACCCCGCCGCATTTCTGGGCCCTGTCGCTGGTCAAGGCCGGCGAATACGGTGCCGTCGGCGTGCCGATGATGCCCAACGTGGCCGGCCCCGAGTCGACCCGCCGCCAGATCCTGGCCTATGCCCTGCTGCTGGCGCCCCTGGGCCTGGTGCCCAGCCTGATGGGCTTTGCCGGCCTGCTCTACGGCATTTGCGCCGGCGCCCTCGGGCTTGCCTTCATCGGCCTGGCGGTGCGCCTGTTCGTCCAGCGGACCGACAAGGCGGCGATGCGCCTGTTCGCCTTTTCGATCCTCTACCTGTTCCTGCTGTTCGCGCTGCTCCTGGTCGAGCGCGTGGCCGGCTTGGCCTGA
- a CDS encoding cytochrome c oxidase subunit 3, translated as MASIDAPKHDYHLVNPSPWPIIGAFSAMIMALGGVRWLHPEQFMTFIPTHSLLFWLGLAGVLYTMLAWWRDVVDESVHKGDHKPVVKLGLRYGMVLFIASEVMFFVAWFWAYFAGALFPTEAMGHVWPPHGVETFDPWHLPFMNTVILLLSGTTVTWAHHALLEGDRKGLIQGLTLTVILGVFFSCVQAYEYAHAAFSFGGNEAGANFYAGAFFMATGFHGFHVFIGTVFLAVCLIRATRNHFTPERHFGFEAAAWYWHFVDVVWLFLFACIYVWGAGSTVAHH; from the coding sequence ATGGCAAGCATCGACGCCCCCAAGCACGACTATCACCTGGTAAACCCCAGCCCCTGGCCGATCATCGGCGCGTTCTCGGCCATGATCATGGCCCTGGGCGGTGTGCGCTGGTTGCACCCCGAGCAGTTCATGACCTTCATCCCGACCCATTCCCTGCTGTTCTGGCTGGGCTTGGCGGGCGTGCTCTACACCATGCTGGCCTGGTGGCGCGATGTGGTCGACGAGTCGGTGCATAAGGGCGACCACAAGCCCGTGGTGAAGCTGGGCCTGCGCTATGGCATGGTCCTGTTCATCGCCTCGGAAGTGATGTTCTTCGTCGCCTGGTTCTGGGCCTATTTCGCCGGCGCCCTGTTCCCGACCGAGGCCATGGGCCATGTCTGGCCGCCCCACGGCGTCGAGACCTTCGACCCCTGGCACCTGCCCTTCATGAACACCGTGATCCTGCTGCTGTCGGGCACCACCGTCACCTGGGCCCACCATGCCCTGCTGGAAGGCGACCGCAAGGGCCTGATCCAGGGCCTGACGCTGACCGTGATCCTGGGCGTGTTCTTCTCCTGCGTGCAGGCCTATGAATATGCCCACGCCGCCTTCTCCTTCGGCGGCAACGAGGCGGGCGCCAATTTCTATGCCGGCGCCTTCTTCATGGCGACCGGGTTCCACGGCTTCCATGTCTTCATCGGCACGGTGTTCCTGGCCGTCTGCCTGATCCGCGCCACCCGCAACCACTTCACCCCGGAACGCCATTTCGGCTTCGAGGCGGCTGCCTGGTACTGGCACTTCGTCGACGTGGTGTGGCTGTTCCTGTTCGCCTGCATCTATGTCTGGGGTGCCGGCTCCACCGTCGCGCACCACTGA
- a CDS encoding helix-turn-helix domain-containing protein, with protein sequence MRAELKPIRSEADYERALEEVASLWGAKAGTIDGDRLDILATLVETYEAAHFPMDPPDPIDAIKFRMEQQGLTRKDLEPLIGTRARVAEVLNRKRRLSIEMIRRLHESLGISADVLIRSSDGQRAA encoded by the coding sequence ATGCGGGCAGAACTGAAGCCGATCCGCAGCGAGGCGGATTACGAGCGCGCCCTGGAGGAAGTGGCAAGCCTTTGGGGCGCAAAGGCGGGGACCATTGACGGCGATCGTCTGGATATCCTTGCGACCTTGGTCGAAACCTACGAAGCAGCCCATTTTCCGATGGATCCGCCCGATCCGATCGACGCGATAAAGTTTCGGATGGAACAGCAGGGCCTTACCCGCAAGGACTTGGAACCCCTGATCGGGACCAGGGCCCGCGTCGCCGAGGTACTGAACCGTAAACGACGGCTATCGATCGAGATGATCCGCCGCCTGCACGAGTCGCTCGGCATTTCGGCTGACGTCCTGATTCGCTCGTCCGATGGGCAGCGCGCGGCTTGA
- a CDS encoding cytochrome c oxidase assembly protein, which produces MNGQPGYKPPRHGRTALVLSLAVAGMLGLSFASVPLYDLFCKVTGYAGTTQRADAADAPAAAAVSSRVFIVEFDANTASDLPWTFRPEQRSVTVHPGEQKLVFYKAVNNTDRPVTGRATFNVTPDKSGQYFVKIACFCFEEQTLQPGQEVDMPVTFYVDPAVLADRNMDEVKTITLSYTFFRAQDDETRSSAAEPRSVTN; this is translated from the coding sequence ATGAACGGCCAGCCCGGATACAAGCCGCCGCGCCACGGCCGCACCGCGCTGGTGCTGTCGCTGGCCGTCGCCGGCATGCTGGGGCTGAGCTTCGCCTCGGTGCCGCTCTACGACCTGTTCTGCAAGGTGACCGGTTACGCCGGCACGACCCAGCGCGCCGATGCCGCGGACGCCCCGGCCGCCGCCGCCGTGTCGAGCCGCGTGTTCATCGTCGAATTCGATGCCAACACCGCGTCCGACCTGCCCTGGACCTTCCGGCCCGAGCAGCGCTCGGTCACGGTGCATCCCGGCGAGCAGAAGCTGGTCTTCTACAAGGCCGTCAACAACACCGACCGGCCGGTCACCGGGCGTGCCACCTTCAACGTGACACCCGACAAATCCGGCCAGTACTTCGTCAAGATCGCCTGCTTCTGCTTCGAGGAGCAGACCTTGCAGCCCGGTCAGGAAGTCGACATGCCGGTGACCTTCTATGTCGACCCGGCCGTGTTGGCCGATCGCAACATGGACGAGGTCAAGACCATCACCCTCTCCTACACCTTCTTCAGAGCCCAGGACGACGAGACCAGATCCTCGGCGGCCGAACCCCGTAGTGTCACGAATTGA
- a CDS encoding SURF1 family protein — protein sequence MISTDTRPAGPKRFRPTLWPTVFTVLIVGLLVALGTWQLQRLAWKQGLIDALHANQALPAVELPARIDDPEAWRYRKVGVTGSFRFEDEIHIVAYDEASKLGYLIVVPMVRGDGTTVLVNRGWVPTEKADPKTRQDGQVAGTVTVTGMARPGWPQGWFVPDNAPDKNIWFWGDLAAMAKTAHAEGALPLFVEADATPNPGGLPVGGQSVINLRNDHLQYAITWYALAIGMAVIYFLFHFRPDDAKKARTP from the coding sequence ATGATCAGTACCGATACCAGGCCGGCCGGGCCCAAGCGCTTTCGCCCGACGCTGTGGCCCACCGTCTTCACCGTGCTGATCGTCGGTCTGCTCGTCGCCCTCGGCACCTGGCAGCTCCAGCGCCTGGCCTGGAAGCAGGGCCTGATCGATGCCCTGCACGCCAACCAGGCCCTGCCGGCGGTCGAACTGCCGGCCAGGATCGACGATCCGGAAGCCTGGCGTTACCGCAAGGTCGGCGTCACCGGCAGCTTCCGCTTCGAGGACGAGATCCATATCGTCGCCTATGACGAAGCCTCCAAGCTCGGCTATCTGATCGTGGTCCCGATGGTGCGTGGCGACGGCACCACCGTGCTGGTGAACCGCGGCTGGGTGCCCACGGAAAAGGCCGATCCCAAGACCCGCCAGGACGGTCAGGTCGCCGGCACCGTGACGGTTACCGGCATGGCACGGCCCGGCTGGCCCCAGGGCTGGTTCGTGCCCGACAACGCCCCCGACAAGAACATCTGGTTCTGGGGTGACTTGGCCGCCATGGCCAAGACGGCCCATGCCGAGGGCGCCCTGCCCCTGTTCGTCGAGGCGGATGCGACACCCAACCCGGGCGGCCTGCCCGTCGGCGGCCAGAGCGTGATCAACCTGCGCAACGATCACCTGCAATACGCCATCACCTGGTACGCTCTGGCAATCGGCATGGCGGTCATCTATTTCCTGTTTCATTTCCGGCCCGACGACGCGAAGAAGGCCAGAACGCCATGA
- a CDS encoding type II toxin-antitoxin system prevent-host-death family antitoxin, whose amino-acid sequence MATYSTSDLSRKSGDIIADALRHPVTITQRNKPRLVLLSIEDYRRLVKRGDSRVASRLEDMPDDLFEEVKRAVDAYEREGEDR is encoded by the coding sequence GTGGCTACCTATTCGACGAGCGACCTTTCTCGCAAGTCCGGCGACATCATCGCCGATGCGCTACGCCATCCGGTGACCATCACCCAGCGCAACAAGCCCCGCCTTGTCCTGCTCAGCATCGAGGACTACCGCCGGTTGGTGAAGCGGGGCGACAGCCGCGTCGCGAGCAGGCTCGAGGACATGCCCGACGATCTGTTTGAGGAAGTAAAGCGCGCGGTCGATGCCTATGAGCGGGAGGGAGAGGATCGGTGA
- a CDS encoding carboxypeptidase M32, with protein sequence MTATNAYAHLEDRFRRIANVQGALAVLHWDSAAVMPPGGAAARGEQIATLSVIAHDLLTAGDMADLLAAAGSVPLDPWQQANLHEMSRVWRHATAVPQALVEVIARQSHETELVWRTARGADDFKSLAPKLQSLLDLVRQVAASKAASFDLDPYDALLDEYEPGGRAARIDVLFGELQSFLPELRGQVLERQASRGAPLPQPGPFPVEAQRALADRILDVLQFDRAHGRLDVSHHPFTGGVPDDVRITTRYATSDFTRSLMGVIHETGHAQYERGLPSSWRGQPVGNARGMAMHESQSLLFEMQACRSLEFIDFLAPLVREAFGRDGEAFTAANLRLVYHRVQPGLIRVDADEVTYPSHVILRYRLERAMIAGDLKVADLPGAWNDGMEELLGVRPPDDADGCMQDIHWPGGSFGYFPTYTMGAMAAAQLFAAAKAADPAILPSIGQGDFKPLLAWLRRNVHEKGSNGTTDEILTQATGMPLGVAAFKTHLEARYLG encoded by the coding sequence ATGACCGCGACCAACGCCTACGCCCACCTGGAAGACCGTTTCCGCCGCATCGCCAATGTCCAGGGCGCGCTGGCCGTCCTGCACTGGGACAGCGCCGCGGTCATGCCGCCGGGCGGGGCCGCGGCGCGGGGCGAGCAGATCGCCACCCTGTCGGTCATCGCCCACGACCTGCTGACGGCAGGCGACATGGCCGACCTGCTGGCGGCGGCGGGCAGTGTCCCGCTCGATCCCTGGCAACAGGCGAACCTGCACGAGATGAGCCGCGTCTGGCGCCATGCGACGGCGGTGCCCCAGGCGCTGGTCGAGGTCATCGCCCGCCAGTCGCACGAGACCGAACTGGTCTGGCGCACGGCGCGCGGTGCCGACGATTTCAAGAGCCTGGCGCCGAAACTTCAATCCCTGCTCGATCTGGTGCGCCAGGTCGCGGCATCGAAGGCCGCCAGCTTCGATCTCGATCCCTATGACGCCCTGCTCGACGAATACGAGCCGGGCGGCCGGGCGGCCCGGATCGACGTGCTGTTTGGCGAATTACAGTCGTTCCTGCCCGAGCTGCGCGGCCAGGTCCTGGAACGGCAGGCATCGCGGGGCGCGCCCCTGCCCCAGCCCGGCCCCTTCCCGGTCGAGGCCCAGCGCGCCCTGGCCGACCGGATCCTGGACGTGCTGCAGTTCGACCGGGCCCACGGCCGCCTGGATGTCAGCCACCACCCCTTCACCGGCGGCGTCCCCGATGATGTGCGTATCACCACGCGTTATGCGACGAGCGACTTCACCCGCTCGCTGATGGGCGTGATCCACGAGACCGGCCACGCCCAGTACGAGCGCGGCCTGCCGTCGTCATGGCGCGGCCAGCCGGTGGGCAACGCCCGCGGCATGGCCATGCACGAGAGCCAATCCCTGCTGTTCGAGATGCAGGCCTGCCGCAGCCTGGAATTCATCGATTTCCTGGCGCCCCTGGTGCGCGAGGCCTTCGGCCGCGACGGCGAGGCCTTCACGGCCGCCAACCTGCGCCTGGTCTATCACCGGGTGCAGCCGGGCCTGATCCGGGTCGATGCCGACGAGGTGACCTATCCCAGCCACGTCATCCTGCGCTACCGCCTGGAACGGGCGATGATCGCCGGCGACCTCAAGGTCGCCGACCTGCCCGGCGCCTGGAACGACGGCATGGAGGAATTGCTGGGCGTGCGCCCGCCCGACGATGCCGACGGCTGCATGCAGGACATCCATTGGCCGGGCGGCAGCTTCGGCTATTTCCCGACCTACACCATGGGCGCCATGGCCGCGGCCCAGCTCTTCGCCGCCGCCAAGGCCGCCGACCCGGCAATCCTGCCCTCGATCGGCCAGGGCGACTTCAAGCCCCTGCTGGCCTGGCTGCGCCGCAATGTCCACGAGAAGGGCTCCAACGGCACCACCGACGAAATCCTGACCCAGGCCACCGGCATGCCGCTCGGCGTGGCCGCGTTCAAGACGCACCTGGAGGCGCGGTATCTGGGGTAA